Below is a genomic region from Argiope bruennichi chromosome 11, qqArgBrue1.1, whole genome shotgun sequence.
GATAACCGCTCTGTGAGGCATATAATATCCCGTCCGAGTGTCTTTATAAACACATTTTCCGACAATATCGCATTCTAATTGAtccttaacaatttttttgtactGGTCCGCAATTTcgggatttttatttaatttcctttccatTGAATTAAAGCGCCTTTCCGCAACTTCAAAATTAGAATCCAATTCAACTGGAGGTCCCATATTATCTTTCCACATTAATTTGCAAACATACCGttttccattaaatttcaaattattttcgaaggttttaattaattgatcatCCCTCTCAGAAAGACCTCGTATTTCGTTAGGAAATTCCTCTATCTCCCAAAATTTATTGAGCTCAAACAAAATAGAGGAAGAATCCATTATCAAACAAACATTTTCGCAACTTTCAGTCGAATCGTCCCTCTTACCGACACCCCCTATTAGCCACCCGAAGACTGAATTTATGACCCAGGTGTTCTGACAGACCCTTTCCCGTTGGTCATAAACAACTTCCCAAAAGGAGTCACTGCCCACTAGAATTTCCACCGGAACCCCCTTGTCAAATGAGTCGGCAAGTTGTATGTTTTTTGTCTTCAACTCGCTCAAAATAGAGTCGTCTGGAATATTTAAAGACaagttagaaattatttctattaccAGAGCTTcgagcatataaaattttgatcgaTCATGCCTATTCTCAAGCTTCAAGCATACGACCGGATATCGTTTTTTATGAGCCGTAGTTTGGCCAAAAGAATATATAGCAAGCTCTTCGTATCTTATTGGTTTGAGATTTAACGCTTTAGCTAATTTAGCCGAGATAAAACTCTTGTGAGAAGCGCTATCCAAAATGGCACTTGTTAATACCGACCTTTTATCCGAACTAGCAAAGACCGAACAAGTTTGTAAAAAGGCCTTATTTTTCGCATTAACATTACTATGcgatacagaaatattttcaacatttttatttaacatcgaAGGCGAATTATGAGAATTACTTGAGATTTCAGTTTGCCTTCCAGCTACGTTTCTCACACTGCTAAGAGGGTTATCATTTTTTCTACATACTGATTCATGGTGAAATTTAGAAGAACATTTTTTACACACGATACCTGATTTACAGAATCTgctcatatgattttttttaaaacagttccAACATCTACCCTCAAccttaagtttatttattttttcttcgatATTCAAAAGTTTACAATTTGTTGAATCATGACCGTTTACGCAATCGCAAAATATACAAACACCTTTTACCTGGGTATGCAATGCCGCTGCGGACGAAACATTTTTTggccttaaataatttttttgataccTATTATAATTTGGAGAAAAGGTGCGTTGAGTTTCAGAACTTTTTGGGTTACTAATAATTGACTCACAAATTTCCCTCGATTCAACTTCGTTTCTTAAGAAATCCATAATTTCCGAAACCTCACAGTTATTATCCTTACTGCGCTTCCGATGAAAATCTAAAACCAAATCTTGgggcaataattttaataataaaggattCAACAAATGACCATAAGATCCCTCCGTAACATctagagattttaaatttcttatatttatttcaatgtcgTCATACAATCTACGCAAGCCTTTAACATGGGAGGAATTTCTAACGGGCTCTAAATTTAGTAGTCTAGACATATAGGAATTTATGATGAAATCCTTACGCCCATAGCGTTGATTTAAAAGCTCAATACAAGaatcataattcttttcatttaactcAAATCCAGCAACTACGTTGTACGCGGGGGGAGAAAGCAACgattttaagtattgaaatttttctattttagttaaGGAGTCATTATATCCGATTGCACTATTATAGCAATTAAGGAATTCCATGAAATTTGTATCGCCAGAAAAACGTGGAATTTCTAATTTAGGTAGTTTAAGAGCCGAAACtgcatttattgatttgtttagGCTCGAATTAGATTCCTGGGCAGAAGTATTTACGGTGACCTGTTTTAGATGACACCTCAATTTAATTTTGactgttaatattttatcctcataTTCTTCAGATCCTTTTAATTCCgatttgaatttttctggatCGGTAATAAGGTCTTCTACTTCTTggttatattgttttaaaatttcctctttaGTTCCTAAAAGTTCAAGGATTTCTTCCAAAGTATTTAAGtcgcttttttctttttcttcctccaGAGCTACATGCGCTCTTTTTAGTAGCTTAGTGACGCTGCTGCGAACACTGCTTCTCTTTTCTATTATCTTTGTTAATTTATCCatgcttaaataaaatatcaaaggtCTTACCCGTATCCAATCTTGATTAATTTCCCGGCCGATGCACCATGTTGCAACTGTGGTCAGTGGTGGTGCTTAATGAAGAAATTCCAACTCTCGGtgcctttagatatttttttattaacaataacaacaGAGTTTAAAGCTCAGGGTAAATTCCATAACCGCTGAGGTCCGTGCCTGCCACGCAAGTCCCCGCTCTCGGGGGTGGATATTTACAAACAGGAAATAAACAACAGGCGGGAGCGCCATCTATGTACAATCTGTAACAAACCCATCTCACCACCTGCACGACAAGACTTCCACCAGGCCCGGAAACTCCAACCACCAACGCAGCGCATCCTCAAGCTCAGACAactccattcagtcctgcatagccCATGACATCCCTGCTCCAACCCAACCTAAAACCAACCATTCCTGCTCTAACCCAGCCAAGTCAGCTCCTCACCAGTCTAACCGAATTCAGCTCGCCTACTCCAATGCAACCCACTGCAGCCTAAAAATCTTTAACCCAGCCAACTACAACTCAGCCAACATCAGCT
It encodes:
- the LOC129956568 gene encoding uncharacterized protein LOC129956568, producing MDKLTKIIEKRSSVRSSVTKLLKRAHVALEEEKEKSDLNTLEEILELLGTKEEILKQYNQEVEDLITDPEKFKSELKGSEEYEDKILTVKIKLRCHLKQVTVNTSAQESNSSLNKSINAVSALKLPKLEIPRFSGDTNFMEFLNCYNSAIGYNDSLTKIEKFQYLKSLLSPPAYNVVAGFELNEKNYDSCIELLNQRYGRKDFIINSYMSRLLNLEPVRNSSHVKGLRRLYDDIEINIRNLKSLDVTEGSYGHLLNPLLLKLLPQDLVLDFHRKRSKDNNCEVSEIMDFLRNEVESREICESIISNPKSSETQRTFSPNYNRYQKNYLRPKNVSSAAALHTQVKGVCIFCDCVNGHDSTNCKLLNIEEKINKLKVEGRCWNCFKKNHMSRFCKSGIVCKKCSSKFHHESVCRKNDNPLSSVRNVAGRQTEISSNSHNSPSMLNKNVENISVSHSNVNAKNKAFLQTCSVFASSDKRSVLTSAILDSASHKSFISAKLAKALNLKPIRYEELAIYSFGQTTAHKKRYPVVCLKLENRHDRSKFYMLEALVIEIISNLSLNIPDDSILSELKTKNIQLADSFDKGVPVEILVGSDSFWEVVYDQRERVCQNTWVINSVFGWLIGGVGKRDDSTESCENVCLIMDSSSILFELNKFWEIEEFPNEIRGLSERDDQLIKTFENNLKFNGKRYVCKLMWKDNMGPPVELDSNFEVAERRFNSMERKLNKNPEIADQYKKIVKDQLECDIVGKCVYKDTRTGYYMPHRAVIRDDKATTQVRIVYDCSSKGGENKKSLNDSLETGVNLNANLLDVTLKFRENQIAFCGDLEKAFLMIEIAVEDRKYLKFLWFPDDTGDSKQVSNFNRLPFGLTTSPFALACVLKFHIRKFRDKYPKCCEMLNSLYVDDLYYGADTAQDAYQLTSSAIDILRSAGFNLRKLRTNCVELNKLWFENGYKENTDHGQGSGFLGLNWDTIEDEIKWNLKDVRNSLEFGITNGTSKRHVLRIISQIFDPCGLISPFVITVKILIQELWKRSLEWDEQLPQDLEEKRNTWCSELSAIDNLRIERLRN